In Rosa chinensis cultivar Old Blush chromosome 1, RchiOBHm-V2, whole genome shotgun sequence, a genomic segment contains:
- the LOC112172896 gene encoding mitogen-activated protein kinase kinase kinase YODA-like, with amino-acid sequence MRNMPSWWGKSSSKEAKKKSGSKESFIDSLHRKFKFSSESRVNGRSGGSRRPCSDAISEKGSRSPLESRSPSPSKQVARTQSFAERSISQPLSLPGQHPAHVGRTDSGFSISPKPRSDKCSKPLLFLPLPRPRCIGGRSNRADFDDGDMNTGSVSSDTSVDSEDPADSGLRSPQAIDYESGTRTAAGSPSSVMLKDQSFTVAPVISREAKKPANISFINQISPSSPKRRPLSSHVPNLQVPYQGAFWSAPDSSMSSPSRSPIRAFGTEQAVNSAFWAPKTYTDVTIAGSGHGSSPGSGHNSGHNSMGGDMSGQLFWQQSKGSPEYSPVPSPRLTSPGPGSRIHSGAVTPIHPRAGGALNDSQTSWPDDGKQQSHRLPLPPVTISNASPFSHSNSAATSPSVPRSPGRAENPASPGSRWKKGKLLGRGTFGHVYVGFNRYIHMYLLSLSLCLSLSLSSNYISSMWYLGFRVDLVNRDPNNFENS; translated from the exons ATGAGAAATATGCCTTCATGGTGGGGGAAGTCGTCATCCaaagaagcaaagaagaagTCAGGGAGCAAGGAAAGtttcatcgattcattacatcGGAAATTTAAGTTTTCATCTGAAAGTAGAGTGAATGGTAGATCTGGAGGGTCTCGAAGACCATGTAGTGATGCCATTTCGGAAAAGGGGTCTCGATCTCCTCTAGAATCAAGATCTCCTTCACCCTCCAAACAAGTTGCAAGAACTCAAAGTTTTGCTGAAAGGAGTATTTCTCAACCACTTTCACTTCCTGGTCAACATCCTGCTCATGTCGGACGTACAGATTCTGGTTTTAGTATATCACCAAAACCAAGATCAGATAAATGCTCCAAGCCATTATTGTTTCTACCTCTCCCGAGACCTCGGTGCATTGGTGGGAGGTCAAATCGTGCTGACTTTGATGATGGAGATATGAATACTGGTTCAGTTTCTAGTGATACCTCTGTTGATAGTGAAGATCCAGCTGACTCAGGTCTCCGCAGCCCTCAGGCAATTGACTATGAAAGTGGGACTAGAACTGCAGCTGGCAGTCCTTCCAG TGTGATGCTCAAGGATCAGTCCTTCACTGTGGCCCCAGTAATCTCAAGAGAGGCAAAAAAACCAGCCAACATTTCATTCATTAATCAAATTTCCCCTTCATCGCCTAAACGGAGACCTTTGAGCAGTCATGTGCCAAATCTCCAGGTACCTTATCAAGGAGCTTTCTGGAGTGCTCCTGACAGCTCCATGTCAAGTCCTTCTAGAAGTCCAATTAGAGCATTTGGAACTGAGCAAGCCGTGAACTCTGCTTTCTGGGCTCCAAAAACTTATACTGATGTCACCATAGCAGGATCTGGCCACGGCTCCAGTCCAGGTTCTGGTCACAATTCTGGGCACAATTCAATGGGAGGGGATATGTCGGGACAGTTGTTTTGGCAGCAAAGCAAGGGTAGCCCCGAGTATTCTCCAGTACCTAGTCCCAGATTGACAAGCCCTGGCCCAGGCTCAAGAATTCATAGTGGTGCTGTTACACCTATTCATCCCAGAGCAGGTGGGGCTCTCAATGATTCGCAGACAAGCTGGCCCGATGATGGGAAACAACAAAGTCACCGTTTGCCTCTTCCTCCAGTAACAATTTCAAATGCATCACCCTTTTCTCATTCAAATTCAGCAGCAACATCTCCTTCTGTGCCACGAAGTCCTGGAAGGGCAGAAAATCCAGCGAGCCCTGGTTCTCGGTGGAAAAAGGGGAAGCTGCTGGGTAGAGGCACATTTGGACATGTTTATGTCGGTTTTAATAGGTATATTCATATGtatttgctctctctctctctctgtctctctctctctctctcaagtaaCTATATTAGttctatgtggtatttagggtttagagttgacctAGTAAATCGAGACCCAAATAACTTCGAAAATAGCTAA
- the LOC112165183 gene encoding probable NADH dehydrogenase [ubiquinone] 1 alpha subcomplex subunit 12: MTTVVKSVLQAIREKGLRSLLREAREEGYLKCLADGNLLQTKIHNIGARLVGVDKVGNKYYENLDTQYGRHRWVEYVEKGRYNASQVPPEWHGWLHYITDHTGDELLMLKPQRYHLEHKENFTGEGDEFIYHSKGHSLNPGQRDWTRYQPWEPTKP, encoded by the exons atgacgaCGGTGGTGAAGAGCGTGTTGCAGGCGATCAGAGAGAAAGGTCTCCGCAGTCTCTTGAGGGAGGCGAGGGAAGAAGGTTACCT GAAATGTCTAGCTGATGGAAACCTTCT GCAAACTAAAATCCACAATATCGGGGCAAGGCTTGTTGGTGTTGATAAAGTTGGGAACAAATATTATGAGAATCTTGACACTCAATATG GAAGACACAGGTGGGTTGAATATGTGGAGAAAGGTCGCTACAACGCTTCTCAAGTGCCACCAGAATGGCATGGTTGGCTACACTACATAACAGATCATACAGGAGACGAG cttctgatgctaaagCCACAGAGGTATCACCTTGAACACAAGGAAAATTTCACTGGTGAGGGTGATGAGTTTATCTACCACTCCAAAGGGCACAGCCTCAATCCAGGGCAGAGAGACTGGACCAGGTACCAGCCTTGGGAACCAACAAAACCCTGA
- the LOC112173560 gene encoding ERAD-associated E3 ubiquitin-protein ligase HRD1A, whose translation MMRLQTYAGLSLVGTLAIIYHAFSSRGQFYPAMVYLSTSKISLVLLLNMGLVIMCILWQLTKKLFLGSLREPEVERLNEQSWREVMEILFAITIFRQDFSVSFLAFVTALLLIKALHWLAQKRVEYIETTPSVPTLSHVRIVSFLGFLFVVDSLFLYTSVSTIITTQKPSVSLFFAFE comes from the coding sequence ATGATGAGGCTGCAAACTTACGCGGGGCTTAGTTTGGTAGGAACCCTAGCGATTATTTACCATGCATTTAGCAGCAGAGGCCAGTTTTACCCCGCCATGGTTTACCTATCGACCTCCAAGATCAGTCTGGTGCTTCTTCTCAACATGGGCCTTGTCATCATGTGTATTTTGTGGCAACTGACTAAGAAGCTATTCCTCGGCTCACTCCGAGAGCCGGAGGTTGAGAGGCTTAATGAGCAGTCGTGGAGGGAAGTCATGGAGATTCTTTTCGCAATCACTATTTTCCGGCAGGACTTTTCGGTGTCGTTTCTGGCTTTTGTCACTGCTCTGTTGCTGATCAAGGCGTTGCATTGGTTGGCGCAGAAGAGGGTTGAGTACATTGAGACTACTCCGTCTGTTCCCACGCTGTCGCATGTTCGGATTGTCTCCTTTTTGGGCTTCTTGTTTGTTGTAGATAGTCTCTTTTTGTATACTTCTGTCAGCACCATCATTACGACTCAGAAGCCTTCGGTTTCCCTCTTTTTTGCATTCGAGTAA
- the LOC112185437 gene encoding D-xylose-proton symporter-like 2 isoform X1 produces the protein MASDPEQPARSPLRQVHTSEDVQMPLLNGGQLSDNYSVLAAVLPFLFPALGGLLYGYDIGATSCATISIESATLSGISWYDLSSVEIGLITSGSLYGALIGSVLAFNIADIIGRRWELISSASVYLIGALVTALAPDLAVMVIGRFVFGIGIGLAMHAAPMYIAETAPTQIRGRLISLKEFFIVLGMVAGYGIGSLLVSTVGGWRYMYGASIPLAVIMGIGMWWLPESPRWILLRAIQGKGNMTDMKNTAISCLFRLRGTIIGDSAPALVDEMLDELSYVGEEKKASFLELFRGKCKKALVIGAGLVLFQQITGQPSVLYYAASIFQTAGFSAASDATEVSIILGLFKLVMTGLAVLVVDRLGRRPLLLTGVTGMVISLFLLGSYYLFFDDTPAIAVIALLAYVGCYQFSFGPIGWLMISEIFPLRLRGRGLSIAVLVNFAANALVTFSFSPLEAWLGAGIVFYVFGVIAVVSLVFIFFIVPETKGLTLEEIEIKCL, from the exons ATGGCCTCCGATCCTGAGCAACCGGCGCGCTCTCCTCTCCGACAG GTCCATACTTCAGAGGATGTTCAGATGCCTCTTCTTAATGGGGGCCAATTATCAGACAACTATTCCGTTCTTGCTGCAGTACTCCC ATTTCTATTCCCAGCTCTTGGAGGACTACTGTATGGCTATGATATTGGTGCCACGTCTTGTGCTACAATATCCATAGAG TCGGCCACATTAAGTGGAATATCATGGTACGACTTATCATCTGTGGAAATTGGTCTTATA ACCAGTGGCTCATTATATGGTGCCTTGATTGGCTCTGTGCTGGCCTTCAATATTGCAGACATCATAG GAAGGAGGTGGGAGTTGATTTCGTCTGCTTCAGTCTATCTTATTGGAGCTCTAGTAACAGCGCTAGCACCTGACTTGGCTGTTATGGTGATTGGGCGTTTTGTATTTGGTATAGGAATTGGACTG GCAATGCATGCTGCTCCAATGTATATTGCCGAGACAGCTCCAACTCAGATACGAGGTCGACTAATATCACTTAAAGAATTCTTTATAGTACTTGGAATGGTT GCGGGTTATGGAATTGGTAGTCTTTTAGTGAGCACAGTTGGTGGTTGGCGGTATATGTATGGAGCTAGTATCCCTCTGGCAGTAATTATGGGAATTGGAATGTGGTGGCTACCAGAGTCACCTAGATGGATCCTTCTACGTGCCATCCAAGGAAAAGGAAATATGACTGATATGAAAAATACTGCAATCAGTTGCTTGTTCCGGCTTAGGGGTACGATTATTGGTGATTCAGCTCCTGCACTAGTAGATGAGATGCTTGATGAGCTTTCTTATGTTGGTGAAGAGAAAAAAGCTTCATTCTTAGAGTTGTTTCGTGGAAAATGCAAAAAAGCCCTCGTGATTGGTGCAGGATTAGTGTTGTTCCAACAG ATCACAGGGCAACCAAGTGTGCTGTATTATGCTGCATCAATTTTTCAG ACTGCAGGATTCTCCGCAGCATCTGATGCAACAGAGGTCTCAATTATACTTGGGTTATTCAAG TTGGTAATGACTGGACTAGCTGTGCTTGTTGTTGATAGACTTGGGAGGAGACCTCTACTACTTACAGGTGTTACTGGGATG GTCATCTCTTTATTCCTTTTGGGGTCATATTACCTTTTCTTTGATGATACACCAGCCATAGCTGTAATTGCACTGCTGGCATATGTTGGGTGTTATCAG TTCTCCTTTGGTCCCATTGGTTGGCTCATGATATCAGAAATTTTTCCCTTGCGATTAAGAGGGCGCGGACTTAGCATAGCAGTGCTTGTGAACTTTGCTGCAAATGCACTGGTGACATTTTCATTTTCCCCTCTAGAG GCATGGCTGGGAGCTGGGATAGTGTTTTATGTATTTGGAGTAATAGCTGTGGTATCTCTTgtcttcattttcttcattgTCCCAGAGACAAAGGGGCTTACTCTCGAGGAAAttgagatcaaatgcctttag
- the LOC112185437 gene encoding D-xylose-proton symporter-like 2 isoform X2: MVRLIICGNWSYNQWLIIWCLDWLCAGLQYCRHHRRWELISSASVYLIGALVTALAPDLAVMVIGRFVFGIGIGLAMHAAPMYIAETAPTQIRGRLISLKEFFIVLGMVAGYGIGSLLVSTVGGWRYMYGASIPLAVIMGIGMWWLPESPRWILLRAIQGKGNMTDMKNTAISCLFRLRGTIIGDSAPALVDEMLDELSYVGEEKKASFLELFRGKCKKALVIGAGLVLFQQITGQPSVLYYAASIFQTAGFSAASDATEVSIILGLFKLVMTGLAVLVVDRLGRRPLLLTGVTGMVISLFLLGSYYLFFDDTPAIAVIALLAYVGCYQFSFGPIGWLMISEIFPLRLRGRGLSIAVLVNFAANALVTFSFSPLEAWLGAGIVFYVFGVIAVVSLVFIFFIVPETKGLTLEEIEIKCL; this comes from the exons ATGGTACGACTTATCATCTGTGGAAATTGGTCTTATA ACCAGTGGCTCATTATATGGTGCCTTGATTGGCTCTGTGCTGGCCTTCAATATTGCAGACATCATAG GAGGTGGGAGTTGATTTCGTCTGCTTCAGTCTATCTTATTGGAGCTCTAGTAACAGCGCTAGCACCTGACTTGGCTGTTATGGTGATTGGGCGTTTTGTATTTGGTATAGGAATTGGACTG GCAATGCATGCTGCTCCAATGTATATTGCCGAGACAGCTCCAACTCAGATACGAGGTCGACTAATATCACTTAAAGAATTCTTTATAGTACTTGGAATGGTT GCGGGTTATGGAATTGGTAGTCTTTTAGTGAGCACAGTTGGTGGTTGGCGGTATATGTATGGAGCTAGTATCCCTCTGGCAGTAATTATGGGAATTGGAATGTGGTGGCTACCAGAGTCACCTAGATGGATCCTTCTACGTGCCATCCAAGGAAAAGGAAATATGACTGATATGAAAAATACTGCAATCAGTTGCTTGTTCCGGCTTAGGGGTACGATTATTGGTGATTCAGCTCCTGCACTAGTAGATGAGATGCTTGATGAGCTTTCTTATGTTGGTGAAGAGAAAAAAGCTTCATTCTTAGAGTTGTTTCGTGGAAAATGCAAAAAAGCCCTCGTGATTGGTGCAGGATTAGTGTTGTTCCAACAG ATCACAGGGCAACCAAGTGTGCTGTATTATGCTGCATCAATTTTTCAG ACTGCAGGATTCTCCGCAGCATCTGATGCAACAGAGGTCTCAATTATACTTGGGTTATTCAAG TTGGTAATGACTGGACTAGCTGTGCTTGTTGTTGATAGACTTGGGAGGAGACCTCTACTACTTACAGGTGTTACTGGGATG GTCATCTCTTTATTCCTTTTGGGGTCATATTACCTTTTCTTTGATGATACACCAGCCATAGCTGTAATTGCACTGCTGGCATATGTTGGGTGTTATCAG TTCTCCTTTGGTCCCATTGGTTGGCTCATGATATCAGAAATTTTTCCCTTGCGATTAAGAGGGCGCGGACTTAGCATAGCAGTGCTTGTGAACTTTGCTGCAAATGCACTGGTGACATTTTCATTTTCCCCTCTAGAG GCATGGCTGGGAGCTGGGATAGTGTTTTATGTATTTGGAGTAATAGCTGTGGTATCTCTTgtcttcattttcttcattgTCCCAGAGACAAAGGGGCTTACTCTCGAGGAAAttgagatcaaatgcctttag